A part of Halictus rubicundus isolate RS-2024b chromosome 4, iyHalRubi1_principal, whole genome shotgun sequence genomic DNA contains:
- the LOC143353224 gene encoding uncharacterized protein LOC143353224 yields MIGKLTVCFWILGWISLYGDPAVAQEWPTPLDESADEKNDAEILRAVVESMKEWTLHKRLSHRTKRDVSKVCYEDVGCFEDTGPFSYLEMLPSPPKDVGTRFLVYGSRKARSIPMEVPADDINDNAHRAIDPDLPTKVIVHGFGSSCDHVWVYEMRSALMTVHECNIVCVDWGPGSAVPNYVRAAANTRLVGRQLAKLIRSLNVPLEKVHLIGFSLGAHVAGFAGAELGNVSRITGLDPAGPLFESQDPRARLDETDANFVDVIHSNGEQLLLGGLGSWQPMGDVDFYPNGGRMQTGCSNLFLGAVSDIIWSSAVEGRSLCNHRRAYKLFTDSVSPKCRFPAFPCERGYDGLIKGDCFPCGMNGAGRPCGDMGYYSDESPARGQLYLVTREEEPFCAHQYQVKVYNSHSERPTRSYGKLQITLVGDGSFNDSFAMTKKDEELVVGSTLQKIIVPHPAISSLEAIEIKYTAYSGWISSGLVSWSIDKVAIIDSFGKSLSICRKGLSLESGKPVYLPLFSGECNVPSESENGTSAMLDRLLQEKQAGGIGPFTKEQNYESVESLSKERTSSSSSSKGLGPFTKEQNLRIVERQESFKPNSFEDPASRRSANPWNIADISSDGDSNSLENSDSERGRGFSGLNLFQKTPAADTPADATTEFLPEIREPVLRVSKKETGRSLKLPEITEPILRPRSARQNTRNEVHPREQQKDEIQETSSTTRSFTVQFLPEKIAGILARAERYARQTLLPLISQYTPSFVTGSRYEEPKYFPLEEITSDESKESGEFKFDLDNEGTKVEPVSESVSVLTNAESPNSTSIEVPAQVEAVYPELLRSNKTDSETASTDDSLRTDWVPISPSSSLNTVSVQSRREFNTSRSLSWENSSWSVGFVNSSEDDSLKSEDDWVPITTAKNEVRGPTESPSNATNEIPLTTIDSDNSETPQLPEIVSESANKLNETEKKYIPLTEPEVKEFATNSDNLTEPRSTPLSQSNIQRIPRPQEPRAEIRTTTRRNMVFPYAYERKKDPRTRYIPLIPEEDLGRPRYTVERER; encoded by the exons GTTTCTAGTGTACGGAAGCAGGAAAGCGAGATCGATTCCGATGGAGGTTCCTGCTGACGACATAAACGACAACGCGCACCGTGCCATAGATCCGGATCTACCTACTAAAGTGATCGTTCACGGGTTCGGATCCAGTTGCGATCATGTTTGGGTGTACGAGATGAGGTCCGCGCTAATGACCGTGCACGAATGCAACATAG TGTGCGTCGACTGGGGTCCAGGAAGCGCAGTTCCTAACTACGTACGAGCAGCTGCCAACACTCGGCTGGTTGGCAGACAGCTAGCGAAACTAATTAGAAGCCTGAACGTGCCTTTGGAGAAGGTCCATCTGATCGGATTCAGTCTCGGGGCCCACGTGGCTGGGTTCGCTGGTGCCGAGTTGGGAAACGTGTCGAGGATCACAG GACTGGATCCCGCAGGGCCCCTCTTCGAGTCCCAAGATCCCAGAGCCAGGCTCGACGAAACGGACGCGAATTTCGTCGACGTGATACACAGCAATGGCGAACAATTGTTATTAGGTGGTCTAGGCTCGTGGCAGCCAATGGGCGACGTGGATTTCTATCCTAACGGCGGAAGAATGCAGACTGGATGCTCTAATCTGTTTTTAGGGGCCGTGTCCGACATCATCTGGT CAAGCGCAGTAGAAGGCAGATCCCTGTGCAATCACAGAAGAGCCTACAAACTGTTCACCGACTCGGTCAGTCCAAAATGTCGATTCCCAGCGTTCCCCTGCGAGAGAGGCTACGATGGTCTGATCAAAGGAGACTGTTTCCCCTGCGGGATGAACGGGGCAGGCAGACCCTGCGGAGATATGGGTTATTACAGTGACGAATCTCCTGCTAGAGGACAGCTTTACCTTGTCACCAGAGAGGAGGAACCGTTCTGCGCGCATCAGTACCAGGTCAAGGTCTATAACAGCCATAGCGAACGACCGACCAGGTCCTACGGGAAGCTGCAGATCACTCTGGTCGGTGATGGATCCTTCAACGACTCCTTCGCCATGACGAAGAAGGACGAGGAGCTCGTGGTGGGCTCCACTCTGCAGAAGATCATCGTGCCACACCCTGCTATTTCGAGCCTGGAAGCTATCGAA ATCAAGTACACCGCCTACAGCGGCTGGATCTCCTCCGGCCTGGTGTCCTGGAGCATCGACAAGGTAGCCATAATCGACAGCTTCGGAAAGTCCCTCTCCATCTGCAGGAAAGGCCTGAGCCTAGAATCAGGGAAGCCGGTGTACCTTCCTTTGTTCTCCGGCGAGTGCAACGTCCCATCGGAATCGGAGAACGGTACGTCCGCGATGCTGGATCGCCTACTTCAAGAGAAACAAGCCGGTGGGATCGGTCCCTTCACCAAGGAGCAGAACTACGAGTCCGTGGAGTCACTCTCGAAAGAGAGAACgtcctcttcgtcgtcgtccAAAGGCCTGGGACCGTTCACTAAAGAGCAAAACCTCCGAATAGTCGAGAGACAGGAGAGTTTCAAGCCCAACAGCTTCGAGGACCCTGCGAGCCGTCGCAGCGCGAATCCTTGGAACATCGCGGACATATCCAGCGACGGAGACTCTAACTCCTTGGAGAACTCGGACTCCGAGAGGGGAAGGGGGTTCTCAGGGCTGAACCTCTTCCAGAAGACTCCGGCCGCCGACACCCCGGCGGACGCGACAACGGAATTCTTGCCGGAAATTCGTGAGCCCGTTCTGAGGGTGAGCAAGAAGGAGACTGGGAGGTCCCTGAAGCTGCCGGAGATCACTGAGCCGATCCTCAGGCCGAGATCCGCGAGGCAGAACACCAGGAACGAGGTGCATCCCAGGGAGCAGCAAAAAGATGAAATCCAGGAGACTTCGTCGACAACGAGGTCCTTCACGGTGCAATTTTTACCCGAGAAGATAGCGGGCATATTGGCGCGAGCCGAGAGGTACGCTAGACAGACTTTGCTGCCTCTGATCTCCCAGTACACTCCCAGCTTCGTGACCGGGTCTCGTTACGAGGAGCCAAAGTACTTCCCTCTTGAAGAAATTACTTCAGACGAGAGCAAAGAGTCTGGGGAGTTCAAGTTCGACCTGGACAACGAAGGTACCAAGGTAGAGCCTGTCTCAGAGTCGGTCTCAGTCCTGACGAACGCGGAATCTCCTAACAGTACATCGATAGAAGTCCCAGCACAGGTAGAAGCTGTCTATCCTGAACTGCTGAGGTCGAATAAGACGGATTCTGAGACCGCGAGCACTGACGATAGCCTGAGAACCGATTGGGTGCCGATAAGTCCATCTTCGAGTCTGAATACAGTCTCGGTTCAATCTCGCAGGGAATTCAACACGTCCAGGTCCTTGAGCTGGGAGAACAGCAGCTGGTCCGTCGGCTTCGTTAATAGTTCTGAGGATGATAGCTTGAAGTCTGAGGACGACTGGGTGCCCATCACCACTGCCAAGAACGAAGTCAGAGGCCCTACTGAGAGTCCCAGCAACGCTACCAACGAGATTCCTTTGACTACTATCGACTCTGATAACTCGGAAACCCCCCAGCTTCCTGAGATCGTCAGTGAGTCTGCAAATAAATTAAACGAGACCGAGAAGAAGTATATTCCGCTGACCGAACCGGAAGTCAAGGAGTTTGCCACGAACTCCGATAATTTAACGGAGCCCCGTTCGACTCCTTTGTCGCAGTCGAATATTCAGAGGATCCCAAGGCCACAGGAGCCTAGGGCAGAGATCAGAACTACTACTAGAAGGAACATGGTGTTTCCCTACGCGTACGAGAGGAAGAAGGACCCTAGGACTAGGTACATACCTTTGATCCCTGAAGAGGACCTCGGAAGACCTCGTTACACTGTTGAGAGGGAGCGTTGA